One part of the Aspergillus luchuensis IFO 4308 DNA, chromosome 5, nearly complete sequence genome encodes these proteins:
- a CDS encoding uncharacterized protein (COG:S;~EggNog:ENOG410PSQG;~InterPro:IPR036389;~TransMembrane:2 (o49-68i324-344o);~go_function: GO:0004525 - ribonuclease III activity [Evidence IEA];~go_process: GO:0006396 - RNA processing [Evidence IEA]) codes for MATPHEPKIETLEKIIGHTFSLKHLIRLARTSAGANPDNYDGNRKLSQLGASLVDSVLAIIVFFIGGSRGKYYAAAKRTGIDDCIDYDKRTGPDSPEVLRKAINAIIAAVFLDTWNIKSTVVVILRIFFQTSGDRMFQELPSVSPATVEALVSISKMILALNAGVINPSVLIIEQSATTLEVSPMIHRFLEQGSKDPPLSSNAERIVTEKESVTESLSQFLREEIWSSDGDLSRNGTETEAEHDSMARISNGPNAPSTPKGVRWHAARENPTMTVKHPWLHLRRREGAGLQALMSPSCMNMSPPEYSYFSPAIMTRALQLEKGSLGNLIILLITIASPQSIVALREMMCCARAQKTVDSHRLAVNVTKRRRYEMIKELDQKNALLRLLRWYHLLELFEQCGGSRTRYSMGYVNMTSADFEHPKRGAGNPSRKDDAKVAQAMMKELFPDLSHTSPVYAQEYVAIKHYRKVGQRLYILTDRFGPGILGLTLDPTHESEISDTMLLNPRNETFRDFVDLLEESHGQWLRRCSDAAFLLLRPLLEFTLDSTAPFRLELTDPECICMQPKCSESLLKLIA; via the exons ATGGCTACCCCTCATGAACCGAAAATCGAGACACTCGAAAAGATCATAGGCCATACCTTCTCCCTAAAACATTTGATACGTCTGGCTCGCACCTCAGCAGGTGCTAATCCGGACAATTACGATGGGAATAGGAAACTATCCCAACTGGGTGCCTCTCTGGTTGACTCTGTTCTGGCTATCATAGTATTCTTCATAGGTGGCAGTAGAG GCAAATACTATGCTGCCGCGAAGCGGACTGGTATCGACGATTGCATAGACTACGATAAGCGCACCGGACCAGATTCGCCGGAGGTTCTTCGCAAAGCGATAAATGCCATTATAGCAGCCGTGTTTCTTGATACCTGGAACATCAAGTCAACAGTAGTTGTCATTCTAAG GATTTTTTTCCAGACGAGCGGCGACAGAATGTTTCAGGAACTCCCTTCTGTCTCACCTGCTACTGTGGAAGCTCTCGTATCTATTTCGAAGATGATACTAGCTCTCAACGCTGGAGTGATTAATCCTTCGGTGCTAATTATCGAGCAGTCAGCTACGACTCTTGAGGTCTCCCCAATGATACACAGGTTCCTGGAACAAGGCAGCAAAGATCCGCCTCTCTCATCAAACGCGGAGCGCATTGTGACGGAGAAGGAGTCAGTCACAGAGAGCCTATCTCAATTTCTCCGAGAGGAAATATGGTCATCGGACGGAGACCTGAGCCGCAATGGAACTGAAACTGAAGCCGAGCATGACTCGATGGCGAGGATTTCGAATGGGCCGAATGCTCCGTCAACACCAAAGGGGGTCAGGTGGCACGCCGCCCGAGAGAACCCCACAATGACAGTGAAACATCCGTGGTTACACCTGcgtcgaagagaaggcgcAGGGCTGCAAGCACTAATGTCTCCATCTTGCATG AATATGTCTCCGCCCGAATATAGCTATTTCTCCCCTGCTATAATGACAAGGGCCCTTCAGCTTGAGAAGGGCTCGCTCGGGAACCTTATCATCCTTTTGATAACAATTGCTAGTCCTCAATCAATAGTGGCTCTGCGCGAGATGATGTGCTGTGCGAGAGCTCAGAAGACGGTTGATTCGCATCGCCTGGCCGTGAACGTCACGAAGAGGCGAAGATATGAGATGATTAAAGAGCTCGACCAGAAAAATGCACTTCTCCGACTGCTCCGTTGGTATCACCTTCTCGAACTATTCGAGCAATGTGGTGGTTCTCGGACCCGTTACAGCATGGGATATGTAAACATGACATCTGCGGATTTCGAACATCCGAAACGGGGAGCAGGAAACCCTAGCAGGAAAGATGATGCTAAGGTGGCGcaagcgatgatgaaggagttATTCCCCGACCTAAGTCATACAAGTCCTGTGTATGCCCAGGAGTACGTTGCCATCAAGCATTACCGAAAAGTGGGACAGCGACTCTATATACTCACCGACCGGTTCGGTCCCGGAATCCTTGGTCTCACTTTGGACCCCACTCATGAGTCGGAGATATCAGATACCAT GCTGTTAAATCCGAGAAATGAGACATTTCGTGATTTTGTAGATCTCCTCGAAGAATCGCATGGACAATGGCTGAGGAGATGCAGCGATGCAGCTTTCTTGTTGCTTCGCCCATTGCTCGAGTTTACCCTCGACAGCACCGCGCCTTTTCGTTTGGAGCTTACGGATCCCGAATGCATTTGCATGCAGCCTAAGTGCTCAGAGTCTCTTCTGAAGCTTATTGCCTAG
- a CDS encoding uncharacterized protein (COG:F;~EggNog:ENOG410PH1X;~InterPro:IPR005919,IPR029057,IPR006094,IPR000836, IPR036318,IPR016166;~PFAM:PF04275,PF01565,PF00156;~go_component: GO:0005737 - cytoplasm [Evidence IEA];~go_function: GO:0004631 - phosphomevalonate kinase activity [Evidence IEA];~go_function: GO:0016491 - oxidoreductase activity [Evidence IEA];~go_function: GO:0050660 - flavin adenine dinucleotide binding [Evidence IEA];~go_function: GO:0071949 - FAD binding [Evidence IEA];~go_process: GO:0006695 - cholesterol biosynthetic process [Evidence IEA];~go_process: GO:0009116 - nucleoside metabolic process [Evidence IEA];~go_process: GO:0055114 - oxidation-reduction process [Evidence IEA]): METLEQALRQRASPTASSKRSLSDYQYSAGFAIFEGCSAYEDFIVPQLCRLIAPLFNSHMKLSVLEIGPGPKSILGKLPHYFRQKIARYAAFEPNHIFATRLEKWLCAAPETEPPLLSLEGPPNIQCTPFNINRDTENSASVGSSNGNEKYNLVLFCHSMYGMKPEAKFIERALEMLVERPEDGLVVIFHRDRALQVDELVCYKTDSFYDGVVRVPDKDDVLDTFAAFVAGFIMQDMEADKAIRAEWREVCRALGNREDADPDHLLFNSPEIMVAFTRHATALPELIAQVPLVREKRIVKNREAHFYGCAATVRPTKIQHVQQCIQWALKHGVGLTVIGGGHSGHCLWPNVVSVDMAAFDQVHLLTREEKGETESDSHPLVVAEAGCKVTDIIHKSMEAGVTVPLGSRPSVGAGLWLQGGLGHLARLYGLACDHIVGAVLVSVKSGEVFCIGRVPSQHWPDGAVRPNNEIDLLWAIKGAGTNFGIIISVTFRTHVAPTYTIRNWVLPLSDDSEGQRKIQDFDNFVAGKLSRNCSADAYLYWESGQLHLGVTMFESSTTVKLSDKPPMSTSSPIDTILGPGDACRSMDGMSLFEAEMYISRMHGGHGGNKTSAFKRCLFLKGIEAVDITDRLLAAIRNRPTSLCYLHLLQGGGAITDVGADATAFSCRDWDFACVITGVWPRNRDGTEVSEAVKRWVYDVARDLLPFSSGAYGADLGPDPRDAALAAKAFGPNRPRLAQLKQSSDPHNVLAYACPLPRAPGEQTLIVLVTGESCAGKDYCANVWVAALNEKGLRARAVSISDATKQEYAAASGADFERLLYDRGYKEQHRSALTAFFHGQVHRKPRLPEEHFLNVVRGAVGLDVLLLTGMRDKAPVAALSYLVPDNRVIEVRVKASDKIRRVRGGCYRDERPADGSKINRENEPSTISSLSTALDYRPTLLFDNDTPGVETVKRFAEDYLLPFFHEDLRRLSNMVRLVPGFPRAGIDFRHVLNIAQQPEGLALCSSLLQSHFAGDWAKVDIIACCETGSLVFAPLLASQVNVPLALIREAGKLPPPTISVSRSASHISSLSLNAPTTKRIEIGRDVIPQGASVVVVDDTLATGETLVAVLQLLGKAGIPATKISILVIAEFPVHRGRDFLRQNGFGGVNIQSLLVYGTA, from the coding sequence ATGGAGACCCTCGAACAGGCGCTCAGACAGCGAGCTTCGCCAACTGCGTCCTCGAAGCGGTCATTGTCCGATTATCAATACAGTGCTGGATTCGCTATATTCGAGGGCTGCTCAGCGTACGAAGACTTCATTGTCCCGCAATTATGTCGGCTCATAGCCCCTCTTTTCAACTCGCATATGAAGCTCTCAGTGCTAGAGATTGGACCCGGCCCGAAAAGCATACTTGGAAAGCTGCCCCATTATTTTCGACAAAAGATTGCAAGGTACGCTGCATTCGAGCCCAACCACATATTTGCTACGCGACTGGAAAAATGGCTTTGCGCTGCTCCGGAAACAGAACCCCCACTGCTCTCTCTGGAAGGCCCGCCCAACATCCAATGCACTCCATTCAATATAAACAGAGACACGGAGAATTCTGCCTCCGTGGGTAGCAGCAACGGCAATGAAAAGTACAACCTCGTTCTGTTCTGCCATAGCATGTATGGCATGAAACCCGAAGCGAAATTCATCGAACGGGCGCTGGAAATGCTGGTTGAGCGACCCGAAGATGGACTGGTGGTCATTTTCCATCGCGACCGGGCCCTGCAGGTTGATGAATTAGTGTGCTATAAAACGGATTCTTTTTATGACGGAGTCGTTCGTGTGCCCGATAAAGACGACGTACTGGACACCTTTGCGGCTTTCGTCGCAGGATTTATCATGCAGGATATGGAGGCGGATAAAGCTATTCGAGCCGAGTGGCGTGAGGTGTGCCGGGCCTTAGGAAATCGTGAGGATGCTGATCCCGATCATCTGTTGTTTAACTCGCCTGAGATTATGGTGGCCTTTACCCGGCACGCGACCGCGTTACCGGAGCTCATAGCTCAGGTGCCGTtggtgagggagaaaaggataGTCAAAAACCGTGAAGCTCACTTCTACGGTTGCGCTGCAACCGTACGGCCAACAAAGATTCAACACGTTCAGCAGTGCATTCAATGGGCCCTCAAGCATGGAGTGGGCCTGACAGTCATTGGCGGTGGTCACAGCGGCCACTGTCTGTGGCCCAATGTCGTCTCCGTCGACATGGCTGCCTTTGACCAGGTCCACTTGCTCACacgagaagagaaaggagagactGAATCTGATTCCCATCCCTTGGTCGTCGCCGAGGCCGGCTGCAAGGTCACTGATATTATTCACAAGTCAATGGAAGCCGGCGTGACAGTGCCCCTAGGGTCCCGCCCAAGCGTAGGTGCAGGGCTGTGGTTACAAGGCGGCCTCGGGCACCTGGCTAGACTATATGGCCTGGCGTGTGACCACATCGTCGGGGCTGTGCTAGTCAGCGTGAAATCTGGCGAGGTCTTCTGTATAGGCCGTGTACCCAGTCAGCATTGGCCGGACGGTGCCGTACGCCCAAATAACGAGATTGATCTTTTATGGGCAATCAAAGGGGCAGGAACCAATTTTGGCATCATAATCAGCGTCACCTTCAGGACTCATGTGGCACCTACCTACACAATCCGAAACTGGGTTCTTCCGCTGAGTGATGATTCTGAGGGGCAACGCAAGATTCAAGACTTTGACAACTTCGTCGCTGGCAAGCTCAGCCGGAATTGTTCAGCAGATGCGTATCTCTACTGGGAATCTGGCCAGCTGCATCTTGGCGTCACCATGTTCGAATCCTCCACGACGGTGAAGCTGTCGGATAAGCCACCAATGTCTACTTCCTCGCCTATAGACACAATTTTGGGGCCGGGAGATGCTTGCCGGTCCATGGATGGCATGAGTCTGTTTGAGGCTGAGATGTACATATCCAGGATGCACGGGGGTCATGGCGGGAACAAGACGTCCGCTTTCAAGCGGTGCCTATTCCTGAAAGGCATCGAAGCTGTGGACATCACCGATCGCTTACTGGCAGCTATTCGCAATCGTCCCACATCTTTGTGTTATCTTCATCTACTGCAAGGCGGAGGAGCGATCACCGACGTGGGGGCCGATGCCACTGCTTTCAGTTGTCGAGACTGGGATTTCGCCTGCGTGATAACTGGCGTCTGGCCCCGCAACCGAGATGGAACTGAAGTTTCTGAAGCGGTCAAACGATGGGTATATGACGTTGCCCGAGACTTGTTGCCGTTCAGTAGCGGAGCATATGGCGCTGATCTCGGGCCCGATCCAAGAGATGCTGCACTGGCGGCCAAGGCTTTTGGCCCAAACCGGCCGCGTCTGGCCCAGCTCAAGCAAAGCTCGGATCCGCACAACGTACTGGCATACGCCTGCCCACTCCCGAGAGCACCAGGGGAACAAACACTTATCGTACTTGTCACGGGCGAGAGCTGCGCTGGTAAGGACTATTGTGCCAATGTCTGGGTTGCTGCGCTTAATGAGAAAGGCCTGAGGGCGCGCGCAGTCAGCATAAGCGATGCGACTAAGCAGGAATATGCAGCGGCCTCCGGGGCCGATTTCGAGCGCCTGCTTTATGACCGTGGCTACAAGGAACAGCATCGTTCAGCATTGACGGCATTCTTCCACGGCCAGGTACACCGTAAGCCTCGGCTTCCAGAGGAGCATTTTCTGAATGTGGTGCGCGGAGCCGTAGGTTTAGACGTGCTACTATTGACTGGAATGAGAGACAAAGCGCCGGTCGCGGCTTTGTCGTATCTAGTACCAGACAACAGAGTGATTGAAGTTCGCGTCAAAGCTAGTGACAAAATACGGCGAGTTCGCGGAGGGTGTTATAGAGATGAACGCCCCGCCGATGGCAGCAAGATTAACAGAGAAAACGAACCGAGCACTATCTCGTCGCTCTCGACGGCCTTGGACTACAGACCTACGCTTCTCTTCGACAATGACACGCCCGGGGTTGAGACGGTTAAGAGGTTTGCTGAAGACTACCTGCTCCCCTTCTTTCATGAGGACTTGCGGCGATTGTCCAACATGGTACGCCTGGTACCTGGATTCCCACGCGCGGGAATCGACTTCCGTCACGTGCTCAACATCGCTCAGCAACCAGAGGGGCTGGCCCTGTGTTCATCCCTGCTACAATCTCACTTCGCAGGTGATTGGGCCAAAGTGGATATAATAGCGTGTTGCGAGACTGGCAGCTTAGTCTTCGCCCCTTTGTTGGCCTCACAGGTCAATGTGCCCTTGGCGCTCATTCGCGAAGCCGGCAAGCTTCCCCCGCCCACCATTTCCGTCTCCAGGTCTGCATCGCATATATCATCTTTGTCTTTGAATGCACCGACAACGAAGAGAATTGAGATAGGCCGAGATGTGATTCCTCAAGGCGCttcggtggtagtggtggacGATACTCTTGCTACCGGAGAAACCCTTGTTGCGGTGCTACAATTATTAGGAAAAGCTGGAATTCCTGCTACGAAGATCAGTATCTTGGTAATTGCCGAATTCCCTGTTCACCGTGGCCGCGACTTTCTGCGCCAGAATGGGTTTGGGGGAGTCAATATCCAAAGCCTTTTGGTCTATGGTACTGCTTAG
- a CDS encoding GTP cyclohydrolase I (COG:H;~EggNog:ENOG410PFKM;~InterPro:IPR018234,IPR043134,IPR001474,IPR020602, IPR043133;~PFAM:PF01227;~go_function: GO:0003934 - GTP cyclohydrolase I activity [Evidence IEA];~go_process: GO:0046654 - tetrahydrofolate biosynthetic process [Evidence IEA]) produces the protein MEAPSTSTTDLQDAKTGPCTIDGTTTSTSRTLLVGEVQCKETHANADMLQCLGEDPTREGLAKTPERYARAILFFTKGYTENPKDIVGNAIFTVDSRELVLVKDIEISSLCEHHLMPFVGKIHIGYIPDGRVLGLSKLARLAESFARRLQLQERLTQQIANAIQQILEPQGVGVIMEASHMCMVTRGTQKFAAMTTTCCMTGVLQRDGRARDHFYFLLNRR, from the exons ATGGAGGCGCCATCAACATCTACGACAGACCTTCAGGATGCTAAGACCGGACCATGTACCATTGATGGCACGACTACTTCAACGTCCCGCACTTTGCTTGTTGGAGAGGTACAGTGCAAAGAGACACATGCAAATGCTG ATATGCTGCAATGTCTCGGAGAAGACCCAACCCGTGAAGGCCTCGCCAAAACCCCCGAAAGATATGCCAGGGCAATTTTATTCTTTACCAAGGGCTACACTGAGAATCCCAAGGATATTGTTGGCAATGCTATCTTCACAGTCGATAGCCGGGAGCTTGTGCTGGTCAAAGATATAGAGATATCTAGTCTCTGCGAGCATCATCTGATGCCATTTGTCGGAAAG ATCCACATAGGTTATATTCCCGATGGCCGTGTGCTTGGTCTCTCTAAGCTCGCTCGCTTGGCAGAAAGTTTTGCTCGGCGCTTACAACTCCAAGAGAGGCTCACGCAACAGATTGCCAATGCCATTCAGCAGATTCTTGAGCCTCAGGGGGTTGGTGTGATCATGGAAGCAAGCCACATGTGCATGGTCACACGAGGCACTCAAAAATTCGCCGCCATGACGACAACCTGCTGTATGACCGGCGTATTGCAGCGTGACGGCAGGGCCAGGGATCACTTCtacttccttctcaatcGGCGATAA
- a CDS encoding uncharacterized protein (COG:S;~EggNog:ENOG410PJZ6;~InterPro:IPR027417), protein MTVGSKRSVSVTTDPCDNSDHFIFNADVMRYHDNLFSSSEPVQGVGEETLAPLMTSCAFTKGSQTSQEKKTAHQFGLLARAIEGSPSVVIEDPRVFYNITPPSSTFICGSQGSGKSHTLSCILESCLIPSKAGQLPNPLTGIVFHYDTFISDTMGSPCEAAFLSSHPDIEVRVLCAPTNLHAIKGAYSRLNIAVSALEIDQRNLNTKRMLDLMAVGQDDGPMPLYMHTVKRILREMRMEQQAAHTGFDYRTFKNKVLDSNLTPAQLEPLKQRLEMLESFMPQLQTLPISGKNKAASEGIDWKPKARRLTVVDLSCPCISPETACSLFNICLGIFLEQDPGIGRVVALDEAHKYMNSSLEARGFTETLLSAVRLQRHLGVRMIISTQEPTVSTTLLNLCSTTIVHRFTSPEWLHILHKHLAGALRSPFGGSKTDNHDTEAVSQLSLFEEIVNLQVGEAILFSPSMVVKASSCDSNGKATLCRLGHGNLRVRIRQRLTLDGGKSVLSR, encoded by the exons ATGACAGTGGGATCGAAGCGCTCAGTGTCCGTCACCACTGACCCCTGCGATAACTCAGAtcacttcatcttcaacgcTGATGTTATGAGATATCATGACAATCTCTTTAGCTCCTCTGAGCCAGTTCAGGGAGTCGGAGAGGAGACTCTTGCTCCTCTCATGACCAGTTGCGCATTCACGAAGGGTTCTCAAACTAGTCAAGAGAAAAAGACGGCCCATCAGTTTGGCCTGTTAGCGAGAGCCATAGAAGGAAGTCCCTCTGTCGTGATCGAAGACCCTCGTGTgttctataatattactccTCCCTCAAGCACATTCATATGTGGTTCCCAGGGTTCCGGGAAGAGCCATACATTGTCTTGCATATTGGAAAGCTGCTTGATTCCATCCAAAGCCGGGCAGTTGCCAAATCCCCTGACAGGGATCGTATTTCATTACGATACTTTCATCAGTGACACGATGGGATCGCCTTGTGAAGCAGCCTTTTTATCCTCACACCCCGATATTGAAGTGCGAGTCTTATGTGCTCCAACAAATCTCCATGCCATCAAG GGAGCCTATTCGAGATTAAATATCGCGGTATCTGCTTTAGAGATTGATCAAAGAAATCTCAATACGAAGCGAATGCTAGATCTCATGGCAGTGGGACAGGATGATGGCCCCATGCCGCTCTACATGCATACCGTCAAACGTATTCTCCGGGAAATGCGTATGGAGCAGCAGGCAGCGCATACGGGATTTGACTACCGTACCTTCAAGAACAAAGTACTAGACTCGAATTTGACCCCTGCCCAGCTCGAGCCATTGAAGCAACGGCTGGAGATGTTAGAGAGTTTCATGCCTCAGTTGCAGACTCTACCTATTTCTGGCAAGAACAAAGCTGCCTCCGAAGGCATTGACTGGAAGCCGAAG GCGCGCAGGTTAACGGTGGTAGATTTGTCTTGTCCGTGCATCTCTCCCGAAACCGCTTGTTCTCTATTCAACATCTGCTTGGGAATATTTTTGGAGCAAGATCCAGGTATTGGCAGAGTTGTAGCTCTGGACGAGGCCCATAAG TACATGAATAGTTCTCTCGAGGCTCGAGGCTTCACTGAAACGCTTCTGTCCGCTGTCCGACTGCAGCGGCATCTGGGGGTCCGAATGATCATTTCTACCCAGGAACCCACGGTCTCCACAACCCTTTTGAATCTTTGTTCAACTACCATTGTGCATCGGTTTACTTCCCCGGAATGGCTGCATATTCTGCACAAACATCTGGCAGGAGCGTTGAGAAGTCCCTTCGGTGGATCGAAGACGGACAACCATGACACGGAAGCGGTTTCAcaactttctctttttgaGGAGATCGTAAATCTACAAGTGGGAGAGGCTATATTGTTCTCACCCAGTATGGTTGTTAAAGCAAGCTCCTGCGACAGCAACGGGAAGGCCACATTATGTCGCCTCGGACATGGCAATCTCCGGGTGAGAATCCGGCAGCGGCTTACACTTGACGGTGGGAAGAGTGTTCTCTCAAGGTGA